Proteins co-encoded in one Nicotiana sylvestris chromosome 7, ASM39365v2, whole genome shotgun sequence genomic window:
- the LOC104222136 gene encoding diacylglycerol O-acyltransferase 1A-like, producing MAIMELPESVEMTTTATTSGIENLNSDLNHSVRRRRGSNGFEAVSAIDSSDANTSEDRRDVCGSGAGLETVNERSKSVGESSDVIRKEEDRNDNVANGEESKSTETTTTPFKFAYRASAPAHRRIKESPLSSDAIFKQSHAGLFNLCVVVLIAVNSRLIIENLMKYGLLIRAGFWFSSKSLRDWPLLMCCLSLQILPLAAFLVEKLSLQRRLTERAVVTLHITITTAAILYPVLVILGCDSAFLSGVILMLVACIVWMKLVSYAHTNHDMRQLAKSTDKDETSDGDYSYDVSFKSLAYFMVAPTLCYQLSYPRTPCIRKGWVARQFIKLVIFTGLMGFIIEQYINPIVQNSQHPLKGNLLYAIERVLKLSVPNLYVWLCMFYCFFHLWLNILAELLCFGDREFYKDWWNAKTIDEYWRMWNMPVHKWMVRHIYFPCLRNGIPKGVAILIAFLVSAVFHELCIAVPCRLFKWWAFSGIMFQVPLVILTNFLQNKFQSSMVGNMMFWCFFCILGQPMCVLLYYHDVMNRKSSAR from the exons ATGGCGATCATGGAATTGCCGGAGAGCGTCGAAATGACGACGACGGCGACGACTTCAGGTATTGAGAACCTCAACTCCGATCTTAATCACTCGGTTCGGAGGAGACGTGGCAGTAATGGTTTTGAAGCGGTTAGTGCAATCGACAGTTCGGATGCGAATACAAGCGAAGATAGAAGAGATGTGTGTGGCAGCGGTGCTGGATTGGAAACGGTGAATGAGCGGAGTAAATCGGTTGGTGAGTCCAGTGATGTAATTCGAAAGGAGGAGGACAGGAATGATAATGTTGCGAATGGCGAGGAAAGCAAATCAACGGAAACAACAACGACGCCGTTTAAATTTGCTTACAGGGCGTCGGCACCAGCTCACCGGCGAATCAAAGAGAGTCCTCTCAGCTCCGACGCCATTTTCAAACAG AGTCACGCGGGGCTGTTCAATCTCTGTGTGGTGGTGCTGATTGCTGTTAACAGCAGGCTGATTATCGAGAACTTGATGAAG TATGGCCTTTTAATTAGGGCTGGCTTTTGGTTTAGCTCGAAGTCGTTAAGAGATTGGCCGCTTCTAATGTGCTG TCTGAGTCTACAAATTTTGCCGCTCGCTGCTTTTCTTGTGGAGAAGTTGTCACTGCAGAGGCGTTTGACTGAGCGT GCGGTGGTTACTCTTCACATAACTATAACAACAGCTGCCATTTTGTATCCAGTTCTGGTCATTCTCGG GTGTGATTCTGCTTTTCTGTCTGGTGTCATATTGATGCTAGTTGCTTGCATTGTGTGGATGAAGCTGGTATCTTACGCACATACAAATCATGATATGAGACAGCTCGCAAAGTCTACGGATAAG GATGAAACTTCAGATGGGGATTACTCTTATGATGTTAGCTTCAAGAGTTTGGCTTACTTCATGGTTGCGCCAACATTATGTTATCAG CTTAGCTATCCCCGCACTCCATGCATTCGCAAAGGTTGGGTGGCACGCCAATTCATCAAGCTGGTAATATTTACAGGATTGATGGGATTTATCATAGAACAG TACATTAACCCAATTGTGCAAAACTCACAACATCCTTTGAAAGGAAACCTTTTATATGCTATCGAGAGGGTATTGAAGCTTTCGGTCCCAAATTTATATGTCTGGCTCTGCATGTTTTACTGCTTCTTTCATCTTTG GCTAAATATACTTGCGGAACTTCTATGTTTTGGTGATCGTGAGTTCTACAAGGATTGGTGGAATGCCAAAACAATTGATGAG TACTGGAGGATGTGGAATATG CCTGTTCATAAGTGGATGGTTCGTCACATTTATTTCCCTTGCTTAAGAAACGGAATTCCAAAG GGGGTTGCAATACTGATTGCTTTCCTTGTATCCGCTGTTTTCCACGAG CTGTGTATTGCTGTTCCATGTCGCCTTTTCAAGTGGTGGGCATTCAGTGGAATTATGTTCCAG GTTCCTTTGGTCATACTCACAAACTTCTTACAGAACAAGTTCCAAAGCTCGATG GTGGGCAATATGATGTTCTGGTGCTTTTTCTGCATCCTTGGTCAGCCAATGTGTGTGCTTCTGTACTACCACGACGTGATGAATAGAAAAAGCAGTGCACGTTAA